The nucleotide sequence CCCATGGTAAAGTTGGGGTAGAACACCTGACCATAAGAGAATTGGAGGAGAGGGTGAAGGAGGGGAATGTTAAAGAGGTGATCTTTGCCCTCTCCCCTCAATGGGAAGGAGATATAACAAAGGAATACATTAAAAAGATACTGAAGAAGTATCCAGTCAAGATCTCATCCCTTGCGAGGGGGATATCTGGTTCCACATATCTTGAAGCTATAGATGATACATCCCTTCTTGAAGCTTTGAAGGAGAGGAGAGAAGAAAAGTAAAGAGTTTATCTATGCTATAATTCCTGTATGAGAAAATATATTATACTGGGAGTAATTTTCCTGATACTCCTCTTATCCATTGGTAAAACATCTGCCTCTAAGGAAAGGGTAATTGTTTTACACATTGAAGGAGAGATAAATCTTGGACTATCAAAATATGTGGATAGATGCCTTAAAGATATGGAAGGAGTTAAAGCTATAGTTGTTGAGATAGATACATTTGGTGGCGCTCTTGACGCTGCAACAAAGATAAGGGATAGACTCCTTCATGTGGATGTTCCCACAATAGCATGGATTAAGGGGAGGGCATGGTCAGCAGGAGCTTTGATAGCTCTCTCATGTAAAAAAATTGTCTTCTCATCTGGTGCAAGTATGGGGGCAGCTGAACCAATCCCAACCACAGAAAAGACTATTTCTGCAGTAAGGGGCGAGTTTGAATCCACATGCGAAGCAAATGGAAGAGACCCAAAAATTGGTGCCTCCATGGTTGATAAAGAGATAGAGATTGAGGGAGTTGTTAAGAGGGGAGAACTGCTTACTCTATCCAGCGAAAAGGCAAAGAAACTGGGATTTAGCGATTATGAATCTAACAGCTTGAATGATATTCTATCACACTTCAACCTTGATGAATTTGAGATCTCTGATCTCTCTCCTCTCCCATCTGAGAGAGTTGCTGGATTTCTCACATCTTCAACTGTAAGGGAAATTTTACTAATTGTTGGACTTCTTGGTTTAATCATAGAGGCAACAACTCCAGGATTTGGAATACCTGGAACCATGGGACTTGTTGCATTATCATTATTCTTTGGAGGGCATATGATAGCAGGAATTGGAAACTGGCTTTACACACTAATGTTTATAGCAGGGGTTGTTCTACTGCTCCTTGAAATATTTGTCATCCCTGGCTTTGGCATAGCAGGAATATCTGGAATTGCTCTTATTTTTATATCCATATTTTTAACCCTTGGTGGTGGAGTAGGTGCAATACACACTATAGGTATCGTGGCTCTAATTCTCCTTGTCTCTTTTCTTGTTCTTCTCTTCTTCTTCCCAAAACTTCCCATATGGAAGAAACTTGGGCTTGCAAGAAGGGAGACGAGGAAGGAAGGGTATGTTGCTGTAAAAGAAGAGAAGCACCTTGAAGGAAAGGAAGGAAAAGCAATTACGATGCTAAGACCTGCTGGGGTGGTGGAAATTGAAGGAAAGAGGTATGATGCTTTAACAGATGGAGAGTTCATTGAAAAAGGGAAAAAGATTGTTGTAACAAAAGTAGAGGGGGGTAAAATTTTTGTAAAAAGGATTAGATAGATTATGGAGGTAGCTATGAAGGTATTTATTTCCATTGACATGGAAGGGATATCAGGACTTACATACTGGAAGGAAAAACAGGAAAGGATCAGTTTCTTTATGACAGAGGAACTTCTATCAGTAATAGAAGGGATAATGGAAGTTGAAGGAAACTCAGAAATTTTAGTCTGCGATTCACACTCCTTTGGAAGAAACATAGATATAGGGAAACTCCCAAAGAATGTAAAACTTGTCTCTGGCTTTCCAAGAAAGTTTTATATGGTTCAGGGAATAGATGAAACCTTTGATGCCGGAATATTCATAGGATACCATGCTCCAGTGGGGACGGAAAATGCAGAGATGGATCACACATATTCAAGTTCTTCAATATATGAGATAAAGTTAAATGGCATGGTTGTGGGAGAAACTGAGATAAATGCAGCATTTCTTGGAGAATACTCTGTTCCCGTTGTCCTTGTATCTGGAGATGATAAGTTAAAAAACTTTTCCCAGAAAAATCTAAAGGGAACGCATTTTGTAGTGACAAAGGAATCTATTGGTAGATACTCTGCCTTACTTTATCCTGTAGAAAAGGTGCATAAAGAACTCAAAGAAAATACAAAACTTGCCCTTCAGCAAATTGAAAAAATCAAACCATTTACATTTGAAAAACCAATAAATATTGAAATAACATTCCTTGATACCATCAAGGCGGAGCTTGTAAG is from Caldisericia bacterium and encodes:
- a CDS encoding nodulation protein NfeD; translation: MRKYIILGVIFLILLLSIGKTSASKERVIVLHIEGEINLGLSKYVDRCLKDMEGVKAIVVEIDTFGGALDAATKIRDRLLHVDVPTIAWIKGRAWSAGALIALSCKKIVFSSGASMGAAEPIPTTEKTISAVRGEFESTCEANGRDPKIGASMVDKEIEIEGVVKRGELLTLSSEKAKKLGFSDYESNSLNDILSHFNLDEFEISDLSPLPSERVAGFLTSSTVREILLIVGLLGLIIEATTPGFGIPGTMGLVALSLFFGGHMIAGIGNWLYTLMFIAGVVLLLLEIFVIPGFGIAGISGIALIFISIFLTLGGGVGAIHTIGIVALILLVSFLVLLFFFPKLPIWKKLGLARRETRKEGYVAVKEEKHLEGKEGKAITMLRPAGVVEIEGKRYDALTDGEFIEKGKKIVVTKVEGGKIFVKRIR
- a CDS encoding M55 family metallopeptidase — protein: MKVFISIDMEGISGLTYWKEKQERISFFMTEELLSVIEGIMEVEGNSEILVCDSHSFGRNIDIGKLPKNVKLVSGFPRKFYMVQGIDETFDAGIFIGYHAPVGTENAEMDHTYSSSSIYEIKLNGMVVGETEINAAFLGEYSVPVVLVSGDDKLKNFSQKNLKGTHFVVTKESIGRYSALLYPVEKVHKELKENTKLALQQIEKIKPFTFEKPINIEITFLDTIKAELVSLIPNSERKGGRTISFKSDSFKDIYRFLMSSIVMASFSKNL